In Larimichthys crocea isolate SSNF chromosome VI, L_crocea_2.0, whole genome shotgun sequence, one genomic interval encodes:
- the kidins220b gene encoding kinase D-interacting substrate of 220 kDa B isoform X2 yields the protein MDTTTSIKMTTLAIQNLFSYVEEENLSALKAHLDRFKEVDGRSDNGQTPLMLAAEQGSLEIIQELIRRGANVNLDDVDCWSALICAAKEGHVDVVKELLENSAYIEHRDMGGWTALMWAAYKGRVEVTELLLEHGANPNTTGQQYSVYPIIWAAGRGHADIVKLLLNNGAKVNCSDKYGTTPLIWASRKGHFDCVMHLLENGADVDQEGANSMTALIVAVKGGYTEVVKELLKRNPNVNMTDKDGNTALMIAAKEGYTEIVQDLLDAGTYVNIPDRSGDTVLIGAVRGGHVEIVRALLHKYADIDIRGQENKTALYWAVEKGNSTMVRDILQCNPDTETCTKDGETPLIKATKMRNIEIVELLLDKGAKVSAVDKKGDTPLHIAIRGRSRRLAELLLRNPKDGRLLYRPNKAGETPYNIDCSHQKSILTQIFGARHLSPSESDGDMLGYDLYSSALADILSEPTMQPPICVGLYAQWGSGKSFLLKKLEDEMKTFAGQQIEPLFQFSWLIVFLSLLLCGSIAVVLGFTVDPKLAMAVSLSLLALLYLFFVVVYFGGRREGESWNWAWLLSTRLARHIGYLELLLKLMFVNPPELPEQSTRALPVRFLFTDYNRLSSVGGETSMAEMIATLSDACEREFGFLATRLFRVFKTEETQGKRKWKKTCCIPSFIIFVLVLLCLLTGMALLAVFKVDGENRTVNAVLIAIGSVVGLALLLNCRTWWQVTDSVLNSQRKRLHGAANRMHKLKSEGFMKVLKNEVELMARMAKTIDGFTQHQTRLTVVIDGLDSCEQDKVLQMLDTVRVLFSKGPFISIFASDPHIIIKAINQNLNSVLRDSNINGHDYMRNIVHLPVFLNSRGLSSARKMCAPAPANGDNTANTDGWHEELDRKLSQHSLGELTKFGSKTTLNRRDTYRRRQVQRSVTRQMSFDLTKLMVTEDWFSDISPQTMRRLLNIVSVTGRLLRANQISFNWDRLASWINLTEQWPYRTSWLILYLEETDGVPDQATLKTIYERVSKNIPTTKDVEPLLEIDGDVRSFEVFLSSRTPVLTARDIRTFLPCTVNLDPKLREIIADVRAAREQVNMGGVTYPPLPLQEAQPRPTSVYSQVSSACSPSASFSGPFNPPPGGVVSPQPHSSYYSGLAGPQHPFYNRPYFPHHLYQLPRPLMASAHLSHLHARPPPKTSFSRDASAPPGSASVVSGAPAVLLSSMATETVCERVRQIDGIDQSMMGQYTATIRKANVNGRVLSQCNVDELKKEMNMNFGDWQLFRATVLDLRHIESQVLHEEAASEQGSVVGGHIEAGRRVVAPPLAGAANTDASPMYSFNLSFEELSTLGLDDPARHGNLQWMGGAHRTASMTSLNSQESSNDIGKLTDKQQAEYRNAYQEYIAQMAQLEMGGGGGERPVQPQPGQFMTSSSEDKSKDGGEQDGRKSFNKRSVGKPAVDSTADFASNGDALDPITEEDEKGDHGSSKSLLTRKTSAERGGLFTGAAADLKLKAGGGLRYQKLTSDDEESEESDNAPLLKDGKKVLDAKAPGAGGGGSLALKGKDYLSDAMLDKKDSSDSGVRSNESSPNHSLQDEEADLSQLERTNLIELDEEGAARKRGLPSSLSGLQDPAVTRMSICSEDQCSLLASSPEESWPSSKSFNLNRTPSNVTLNNNTNARQPAESSASNATSSDVIMSPSSGSGSSATRPGPNNENVRVVHLKRGLKPGDPPEICTVSSDTVSFGSEERESIL from the exons ATGGACACCACCACATCCATCAAGATGACCACTCTGGCCATCCAGAACCTGTTCAGCTACGTGGAGGAGGAGAACCTGTCTGCCCTGAAGGCTCACCTGGACCGCTTCAAGGAGGTGGACGGACGCAGCGAC AACGGGCAGACGCCGCTCATGCTGGCAGCGGAGCAGGGCAGTCTGGAGATCATCCAGGAGCTCATCAGGAGAGGAGCCAACGTCAACCTGGACGACGTG GACTGCTGGTCGGCTCTGATCTGTGCTGCTAAAGAAGGTCACGTGGACGTAgtgaaggagctgctggagaacaGCGCCTACATCGAGCACAGAGACATG ggaGGATGGACCGCTCTGATGTGGGCGGCCTACAAAGGGCGTGTGGAGGTCacggagctgctgctggaacacGGAGCTAACCCCAACACTACaggacag caATACAGTGTGTATCCGATCATCTGGGCTGCAGGTCGAGGTCACGCAGACATCgtcaaactgctgctgaacAACGGCGCCAAAGTCAACTGTTCTGACAAG tatgGGACCACTCCTCTGATCTGGGCGTCCAGGAAAGGACACTTTGACTGTGTGATGCATCTTCTGGAGAACGGAGCTGACGTTGACCAGGAGGGGGCG AACTCGATGACGGCTCTGATCGTGGCGGTGAAGGGCGGCTACACGGAGGTGGTGAAGGAGCTGCTAAAGAGGAACCCCAACGTCAACATGACCGACAAAGACGGGAACACAGCGCTGATGATCGCCGCCAAGGAGGGGTACACTGAGATCGTCCAGGACCTGCTGGACGCCGGGACATATGTCAACATCCCAGACCGG agcgGTGACACGGTGCTGATCGGAGCAGTGAGGGGAGGACACGTGGAGATCGTCAGAGCTCTGCTGCATAAATACGCCGACATCGACATCCGAGGACAG gagAATAAGACGGCACTGTACTGGGCTGTGGAGAAAGGAAACTCCACCATGGTCAGAGACATCCTGCAGTGTAACCCGGACACAGAGACCTGCACCAAG gaTGGAGAGACTCCGCTGATCAAAGCCACCAAGATGAGGAACATCGAGAtcgtggagctgctgctggataAAGGAGCCAAAGTGTCTGCCGTGGACAAG AAAGGAGACACGCCTCTCCACATCGCCATCCGTGGGCGGAGCCGCCGCCTGGCCGAGCTCCTCCTCAGGAACCCCAAAGATGGCCGCCTGCTGTACCGACCCAACAAGGCCGGAGAGACGCCGTACAACATCGACTGCAGCCACCAGAAGAGCATCCTGACGCAGATCTTTGGAGCCC gtcacCTGTCTCCCTCAGAGTCCGATGGAGACATGTTGGGTTATGACCTGTACAGCTCGGCGCTCGCCGACATCCTCAGTGAGCCGACCATGCAGCCTCCGATCTGTGTCGGCCTGTACGCCCAGTGGGGGAGCGGGAAGTCCTTCCTGCTGAAGAAGCTGGAGg ATGAGATGAAGACGTTTGCCGGGCAGCAGATTGAGCCGTTGTTCCAGTTCTCGTGGCTCATcgtcttcctgtctctgctcctgTGCGGTTCCATCGCCGTCGTACTCGGCTTCACCGTTGACCCGAAGCTCGCCATGGCGGTGTCGCTCAGCCTGCTGGCTCTGCTCTACCTGTTCTTTG TGGTGGTGTACTTTGGCGGGCGTCGGGAGGGCGAGAGCTGGAACTGGGCGTGGCTGCTGAGCACCCGGCTGGCGCGTCACATCGGGtacctggagctgctgctgaagctgaTGTTCGTGAACCCGCCGGAGCTGCCGGAGCAGAGCACCAGAGCTCTGCCTGTCAG GTTCCTGTTCACCGACTACAACCGCCTGTCGAGCGTCGGTGGAGAAACGTCGATGGCCGAGATGATCGCAACGCTGTCCGACGCCTGTGAGAGAGAGTTCGGATTCCTCGCCACGCGTCTGTTCAGAGTGTTCAAGACGGAGGAGACGcagg GTAAGAGGAAGTGGAAGAAGACGTGCTGCATCCCATCCTTCATCATCTTTGTCCTCGTCCTGCTGTGCCTGCTCACCGGCATGGCGCTGCTGGCCGTGTTCAAGGTGGATGGCGAGAACCGGACAGTGAACGCGGTGCTGATCGCCATCGGCAGCGTGGTGGGTCTGGCTCTGCTGCTGAACTGCAGGACATGGTGGCAGGTGACCGACTCTGTGCTGAACTCGCAGAGGAAGAGACTCCACGGTGCCGCCAACAGGATGCACAAGCTGAAGAGCGAGGGCTTCATGAAG GTGCTGAAGAACGAGGTGGAGCTGATGGCAAGGATGGCGAAGACCATCGACGGCTTCACGCAGCATCAGACGAGGTTGACGGTCGTCATCGACGGACTGGACTCGTGCGAACAGGACAAAGTTCTGCAGATGCTCGACACG GTCCGGGTCTTGTTCTCCAAAGGTCCGTTCATCTCCATCTTTGCCAGTGACCCgcacatcatcatcaaagcCATAAACCAAAACCTGAACAGCGTCCTCCGAGACTCCAACATCAACGGACACGACTACATGAGGAACATCGTCCACCTGCCCGTCTTCCTCAACAGCAGAGGACTCTCCAGTGCCAGGAAGATGTGCGCGCCGGCCCCGGCTAACGGGGACAACACTGCCAACACTGACG GTTGGCACGAGGAGTTGGACAGGAAGCTGTCACAGCACAGTTTAGGAGAGCTGACGAAGTTTGGCAGCAAGACGACTCTGAACCGCCGG GACACGTACCGGCGGCGTCAGGTGCAGCGCTCGGTGACCCGCCAGATGTCGTTCGATCTGACGAAGCTGATGGTGACGGAGGATTGGTTCAGTGACATCAGCCCGCAGACGATGAGGAGGCTGCTCAACATCGTGTCCGTCACAG gacGTCTGCTGCGAGCCAATCAGATCAGCTTTAACTGGGACCGCCTGGCGTCCTGGATCAACCTGACCGAGCAGTGGCCCTACAGGACGTCCTGGCTCATCCTGTACCTGGAGGAGACTGACGGAGTCCCAGACCAGGCCACACTCAAGACCATCTacgagag AGTGTCGAAGAACATCCCGACCACCAAAGACGTGGAGCCTCTTCTGGAGATCGACGGAGACGTTCGGAGCTTTGAGGTCTTCCTGTCGTCGCGGACGCCGGTTCTGACGGCCCGTGACATCCGGACCTTCCTGCCGTGCACTGTGAACCTGGACCCCAAACTGAGGGAGATCATCGCGGACGTGCGAGCCGCCCGCGAGCAGGTCAATATGGGCGGGGTCACGTACCCGCCGCTCCCCCTGCAGGAGGCTCAGCCCCGCCCCACCTCGGTGTACTCACAGGTGTCGTCGGCGTGCTCGCCATCTGCCTCGTTCAGCGGCCCGTTCAACCCGCCGCCAGGGGGCGTGGTCTCCCCACAGCCGCACAGCAGCTACTACAGCGGGCTGGCCGGACCGCAGCACCCCTTCTACAACAGG CCATACTTCCCCCATCACCTGTATCAGCTGCCACGCCCTCTCATGGCGTCCGCACACCTATCACACCTTCACGCACGCCCACCTCCTAAAACCTCCTTCAGCCGGGACGCCTCAGCGCCACCT GGTTCGGCTTCCGTGGTGTCGGGTGCTCCGGCCGTCCTCCTCAGCTCCATGGCGACGGAGACCGTCTGTGAGCGTGTGCGGCAGATCGACGGCATTGACCAGAGCATGATGGGACAGTACACCGCTACCATCAGGAAG GCGAACGTGAACGGCAGAGTTTTGTCTCAGTGTAACGTCGACGAGCTGAAGAAGGAGATGAACATGAACTTTGGAGACTGGCAGCTCTTCAGAGCCAcg GTTCTGGACTTGCGTCACATTGAGAGTCAGGTTCTGCACGAGGAAGCGGCCAGTGAGCAAGGCAGTGTTGTTGGCGGTCACATCGAGGCAGGAAGGCGAGTGGTGGCTCCGCCCCTCGCCGGTGCCGCCAACACGGACGCGTCGCCGATGTACAGCTTTAACCTGAGTTTCGAAGAACTGAGCACGCTCGGACTGGACGACCCGGCGAGACACGGGAACCTGCAGTGGATG GGCGGCGCTCACCGGACCGCCAGCATGACGAGCCTGAACTCGCAGGAGTCGTCCAACGACATCGGCAAGCTGACGGACAAACAGCAGGCCGAGTACCGCAACGCCTACCAGGAGTACATCGCCCAGATGGCGCAGCTGGAGATGGGCGGCGGCGGTGGAGAGCGGCCCGTCCAACCACAGCCAGGACAgttcatgacatcatcatcagaagACAAGAGCAAAGACGGCGGTGAGCAGGACGGACGCAAGTCCTTCAACAAGAGAAGCGTCGGGAAACCGGCGGTCGACAGCACCGCTGACTTTGCTTCCAACGGTGACGCCCTGGACCCGATCACGGAGGAGGACGAGAAAGGCGACCACGGCTCGTCCAAGTCGCTGCTGACACGTAAGACGTCAGCGGAAAGAGGCGGGCTCTTCACAGGCGCCGCTGCCGACCTGAAGCTGAAAGCCGGCGGCGGACTGCGATACCAGAAGCTGACAAGCGACGACGAGGAGTCCGAAGAATCCGACAACGCTCCACTGCTCAAAGACGGGAAGAAGGTGCTCGACGCCAAAGCGCCCGGCGCTGGCGGCGGCGGCTCGCTGGCGCTGAAGGGGAAGGACTACCTGTCGGACGCCATGTTGGACAAGAAGGACTCGTCGGACTCGGGCGTGCGGTCCAACGAGAGCTCGCCGAACCACTCGCTGCAGGACGAGGAGGCAGACCTGTCGCAGTTGGAGCGCACCAACCTGATCGAGCTGGACGAGGAGGGCGCGGCAAGGAAGCGGGGATTACCCAGCAGCCTCAGCGGCCTGCAGGACCCGGCGGTCACTCGCATGTCGATCTGCTCCGAGGATCAGTGCAGCCTGCTCGCCAGCAGCCCCGAGGAGAGCTGGCCGTCCTCCAAGAGCTTCAACCTGAACCGCACGCCAAGCAACGTCACgctcaacaacaacaccaatgCACGCCAGCCCGCCGAGAGCTCCGCCTCCAATGCCACCTccagtgatgtcatcatgtcCCCAAGCTCCGGGAGCGGCAGCAGCGCCACCAGGCCGGGTCCGAACAACGAGAACGTGCGCGTGGTTCACCTGAAGCGAGGCCTGAAGCCCGGAGACCCGCCGGAGATCTGCACAGTGTCCTCCGACACCGTCAGCTTCGGCAGTGAGGAGCGCGAGAGCATCCTGTGA